The window aaaggggatcTTATGCAAGCTCCAcccccagggtggagcccaatgcggggctggattTCACAACTcagagattatgacctgggcaaaaatcaagagtcagactcttaaccaactaagtcagccaggcgccccaaggaaTTTGACTCTTAAACAGAGATCCAAAAGTAGGGAATGTAGATGGAATTAAGCATCAGATGACAGTGACTTAAAGAGACTGCTCATGAGCATTCCCTGCTTGGCTCTCCAGAGTTAACAGTTCCTGTCCTGCTTGAGGACAGGCTGTTTATCTcatcctttaattttttgaattacCCAGTTTGCTATATTTAAGAaagttgtgtttatttatttgtttgcttctgCAGCATTATTAATGCTCTTCATCAAAGAAAATTAATGGATATAGTCCATAAGATGAAATTAACAGATATGGGTAGGACTGCATACCACAtcaaaaatatatcttcttttccagttttcatataatatttataaaaattaaccatagatcagaataaagaaaaaaatctcaagaatttCAAAAGGCAGAAGCTTTACAATCAacactttaaaacaaatgataaaaaaaactaaaatttgatCATGTAAAAAATTAATCCCAGATTTATAAATCACTTTAAAGGAAAATGCAATTGAAGACAAAAATCAATATCACATTTACACATTCtactttatatcatttatttttttttcattatttaaggattttatttatgtattttttttaattaatttttattggtgttcaatttaccaacatacagaaaaacacccagtgctcatcccgtcaagtgtccacctcagtgcccgtcacccattcccctccaacacccgccctcctccccccttccaccacccctagttcgtttccccgagttaggagtctttatgttctgtctcccttcctgatatttcccaacatttcttctcccttcctttatattccctttcactattatttatatatcatttattgaatGTACATCATGTGCCAGCAAACAGGTCattgatcaaatatttttattagatcaACCAACCTTGAACTCTTAGTTCAAGAAAAtagcatttactgaatgcttactgTATGAAACACTGTGCAAAACTGTTTACACCCATTTTGccatgtaatcctcacaacaatcctaatGAATTAGAACATATTAATCCCACTGATTAATTGGGACTAATTAATAATTAGTCTGAGAAAACTGGTGCTTAGACAGGCAGATCACTTGCCCAAATCCATATACTTTcaagaagcaaaattaaactcAGGCCTACCTGACCATGACCACAGAACCTTAGGTCTTCTCACTACACCATTAGCCAGTTTAGTGCCATCAGTAAAAGACAAAACTTGTGAAAGAAACATCAGCCCAGGTGACCAGAAAGAGACTGGGAAACCTGATTATCACAAACAAGACTCTAAAGTCACAAAAGGAGCAAATGTGCTGCCTtccatttctctcccttcctctttctttccttcatgtaTATACCCACCTATGTAGCACAACTTGATTGAGTACTCTTTATGCAGCAGCACTGTGCTAGCCACACAAGTGGaacagtaaataagtaaaatagcaCCCTACCTGCTATAATTAATCTTAATGTTTTTATTGGGATGAGTGATGACTTAAACAAGAAGCCTCAAACATCTCTTAGAAACTACAGAGTGTTATTGGAACTCAAAATACCGTGAAAGTGAATtagaaataattcatattttttatgcaTAAGGCTATTGAAATACGGACATATAAAGTAACTTGTCTAAGGACCCATTAGACCAAACATAGTCCTCTTAAATGGTAGAACTGGGGCTTACATACACATCTTCCAACTGCTGATATTGTGTCTTCCATCCACTGCTACtctcttttcccccattttcttcTCTGACCTAAATCATGACACTAGCCTTTTTATTGAAATAACCAATGACAGATCTCAGCTAGAGAGTCTGAGGAAGAACTAATGAAGAGCATGTATCACTCTGAAGAATGTTGGCATTCTTAGTTTATACTCTTTTCAACTCCAACTGCTGTTTATATTGCTCTTCACAGCCTGCTTTCCTACTCCTGGAAAGGACTCTTTCTGAGATATtacatttctccttccctttgatTAGAGTGTTTTGCCCCAAGGACAGCTACTAGACTCATTTAAAAGCAAGTTGTTTAAATCAAGAAGTGCAtacatgtgcctgtgtgtgtttatgttcatgtgtgtgtcccaggtgggaaggggaggaggagagaaagggaaagagataggCAAAGAACAAATCCGGTTAGAAATTAAAGTATAAAGAagttatcaatttttattttaatctgggACAAGTCACTGCAATCAGAATCCTTGGGGTTCTTTCAGCTCAGAGAGTCAACAGCTCAAAATTCACTCTGCGTGAAGCAATGCCTACTTCTGGTATCACCCCAGCTATTGCTGTGAACTTGGTGCAAGAATGCTGGCTGAAGTAGTTGGAAAAACTCTAAAAGACTAGCCAACTCATCCAGCATCTCCCTCGGGGTCCTCCTATCAGGCCTAGTTCCTTCCACTTGCAATTACATTTAGATGCGCAGGATCATACTGATTAAGAGAGAATTAAAGAGGACAGCTAGTCCAGTGATTTTCACACTTTAATGTATGAACAAATCTCCTAGGAGTTCTCTTAAAATGCACACTCTGATTCAtgaggcctgggctgggccccaaattctacatttctaataagctcACACATGATACTGATGCTTCTGGTCTATGGAGAACATGGAGTAGTGAGAAGCTCATTCATCTTTGTCTGACTTACTATCCTTTCCAGCAGGGAAGGTCTCCAGTCTTCCTAAAAATCTTCCTTGTAGAAGGACCCCTACCTCTcacagagaattttatttttatttagggaaTTCAAAGAACTATTAGAAATTTCATCCTTATTTTACCTCAATATTCACCGGTTTGAAGCATCTTTACTTGATTCAAAGAAACAACATGGAAAACATTTAATCTATCTTCCACATGACAATCTCTTAGAGATATGCAAACTGCCCTAATCATTGCACCCTATCGAAGTGTTCATTCCCTAAGGCCAAATCTTTTCTGGAGCTTTGTGCTATCACTTTTATGATTTCTAATCTCCTTACTATCTTGATTGCCTTCATCTGACTCTTCTCAAAATTCCAACAATTTACTGGGATGTCATCTTCTAGTGTCTGTTTCTGTGGTATTTGCAAAAgtctaattttctgtttattactTACTGTTAGGCAAATTGTATGAAAAgggatttcaaagaaaaaattaaaaatgactatgAAACATTAAAAGAATAGTCAAGCTTAAACCCAATGAAAACAATACTGTACCCCAAAAGGAACTTTGATAATATCTAGTGTTGGCAAGGTTTTGGGGGCATGTGCATGCTTAGTCACCACTGAGGAACtgtaatttaaatatctttttttgaaaactagaaaGTGAAAGATGATTTAACTTTTTTATGTCTCTAACACAGGTTTAAAAAGGGGGAATATACCTTTATTTttgtaacaaataaataaaggtatattcaaaaataaaggtATATTTAGGGTTGATTCTTTTAAATCATATCTTTTTGACCCAGGAATTCTACTTAAATGAATCTAgttattggaaatatttttatcttagtcAACTCTCTTATCCTAAATTTGATAGCACTACCATAACTACTACGAGGACTTCCTCCACTAGGAATACAATAGTTCTATCATAACAGAATCtaataatagctatcatttaaTGAGCACTTACCATATGCCAAGTAAATAGGTGAACTCATAGAACCTTGAAGTAAATTTTGctattgtttcaatttttatgGAGGTAGAAATAGTGATTCAGAGAGGTCCAGCATCTTCTCAAGGTCATATAGTCAGAAGTGATGGGCCTGGGTACCTAGTAGTCCTGTTGAACATTATTTCCTATCTCTATCTCCTTCCACCATCTCCACTGCCACCATCTAAGCCCAAGTGACCATCACGTTCTTACTTAGATTAATGAAATGGCCTGTATCCCCTCACCTTCCCCACCTCTAACCCTTTCTTCACCATAGCCAAAAAGGATCTTTCTGAGGATCATGTTCTGCTTGGAACATAGGCttcattggcttttttttaatagcaaaagaaataaacaaagccCTCAGTGTGGCCTTCAGATCCCTGCATGGTCCCCACCTCACAATATGCCCCCCACATCTCTTCCTTATGGGTACTAGACTCCCCTTGCCTTACCACCACAGGATATTTGCACATGTCGTTTgctttgcctggaatgctcttctcccaACCTCCATCCCTAAAACTTCATGTTAGTTTCTTCTCATCTATCAGATCTCAGAACTAGATCACATCTTGTAGttgcatttattaagtacctcTTTTGTTAACCCTgctatgattttatattttttatgttattagtTAGTCTCTCTCTCCAACTGGACCACAAAAAAACCTCTGATTACTTTCATTCAAAATACCTTCTACAGTGGCTGGCATGCTGGATGGTGTCATCTACAAGTAACCCTTCATATAAATAGCACTAATATGGCAAATTGCCACTTATTTTATTCTGTGAACTAATTTACACCAGAACCATATGGATGTGCTtctatttaaaagcattttgacAGGTTCTATTAACTTGGGcgcataaaattttattttttaacttaaagaagAAGTCCCTTAAAACCCAATCCCAGAATTGAGTGCATGCATGTCAGCTATGAACTGACCTTTAGGTCAATATATTGCGTCCACAGGAACACTCTGTTTAAAGGTAGATACCCCTGAAATGCAAGGCTCAGTAATTCAtgtgagaataaaatagaatttgttaCATGGTACTTCTGAGTCATGATTCAGGGCAAAGGCTTTGTATTTGGATAGCAAAGAGTCAAGTCTGCTAGGACCCAGATTCTGTTTGGATCCTGGAACCAATAATAACTAACTATATAAGTTTGTGAGGCATCTAACCTTTCTAAATCCtggattttctcatctgtaaaagaggaaataaaaatacctcCTCAGTGGGTTTTTTCAAGGATTGTAttaaagaattcaaataaaatgctGTTGAAGGAGGTCATAAAGAGGATATGACCACCAGTTGACCCATGAACTGGACTCAGGCAATTGGAGCCTCCTTACCACCCTCCTGTCCTTATAATATATGTTCTTCCTACCATCTCCACACTGGAAGCTGTTCCAAAAACACAGAACTGAGAGAATAAGGCAGTGCTGAGACCATCTAGATGGTATATGTGACTGAACCCAGTAAAGccctctttatccatttttaagaTTCAGACGGGCAGGTGCAGAAATCTACTTGTCTTATAGCCATGCACAACAAGCTTTATACATACGTTCCACCTAACAGTCTGGAGTGATCTGCCTCATTATTCAGTCTCTCCTCACCCTCCATATATGGAAACAAGTATACAAACCCACAAGCACTTACACAGCTCCTGGCACACAGTTAACACCAGATTATGGAAGTTGGCACTGCTGCCACTgctaatgatgatgataatgaatgatgatgatgatattttgCCCTCAGAGAGGAGCAAAATTTTAAACCTTCTTGGGGCAGGACTTTTAGCCAATGGGGACTTTTATCTCCTTTGAAAACATGCCATATCATCTGTCAGGTGCTGACTTCCACTGAGTCGCATTCTgatatgcagaaaaaaatgtctattctggaTGCTACTCAAGTATCTACTTTCATAAAGATGTAATTACTAAAGTCTCCGTCTGTTGGTGGTTTAAGCACTCTTAGTTATTCTCTGTTTCCAGTCAACATAAATCATTGACACTGAAGTggaaactgattttatttccGTCAAAGAGCTTTGAAAGAAATCAACAGCCACCACGATTTTCTTCCTAGATATATAACATCTCCTGCCACAGAAATCCTCACTGACTTTCTGGGAATTTGTGAATCCAGAGAGGTGTCTGTGAAAATTAGCCTAAGGATCtcttattctttgtcttttataaatCTGCCAAAGTGCATACCACTGGGCTTTGTTTCCTCGCCTGtatgaaaggatggaaaaaaaaaaaaaaaaacctacctcgCAGGATTATGGTAAAGATTACATACACTAAGACATGTAAGATGCTTAAAGTAGCACCTGGGAAGAATAATTGCTCAACAAATATCagctattatattttttattttatagattttagtAGATGCTATGGGTACCCTCACATCACATCCTCTTAGCCCACCTGATTTAAGCCACTGCTACAAAGAGTAGTCCTGTGCAGTCTCAGACTTACCTCTGATGATAGAGTTGCACCATAACTTCATGCTCCATATCTATTTTTCTATCCTGTAACATTCTCTGACAATGTGGAAGTTGTTCAACTCCTGAGCAAGAACAGTCTAGAGTTATAGGGAAGTTACTGACCCCAGGAGCAACCCTCAAACAACGGGGGACAGGAATTGGTAGAAAAAAACTTAAGCTTATTTTCATTCAAGTGAACAATTCTAAGAGGTTTTCTGTTTGATTATTAGGAAATTCCAGTAGAATTGACCTCCTGCTGTGGCTTCCTTGGGTTTTCTACACATGAGCTTCTGCTGTTTCCTTAGGTGTCATCCAAACATATTGTGAAGTGTTTGAAAGTGACCCTCATATCCCACTTCACTCTTCTGAGTCTTCTTCAGGCAAAACATTCCCAACCTGCATCAAATGTTGCCTTTAGGATACCGAGCCCTTCATTGATCTCACCATCTTCACATAGCTAGAAAGTGAATATCCAGGTAATAGGGGGCATAGATGTGCACATACTTTCTTAGCAGCTATTTTGACTTGCTTTCCTGTACTGATAGTGCATTAAAACTGAGAagtccttggggtgcctgggtggctcagtctattgagcatctgccttgggttcaggtcatgatatcaggatccTGCAATCAAGccctgtgattgagccctgcaatCAAGACCtgctcaggctcctggctcaagggggtatctgtttctccctctccctctgcctctgcctctgcccctcaaaCCCTCTGTGCTAtcttgagctctctctcaaataaatacaatattaaaaaaaaaaaaaacctgagaagtCCTTCTCACATGAACACTCCCAACCACATCTCCCAGTTTTTAGATCTTACAAGTCTTTTTGaccccaataaaaataaatacatttctatgtTTAACCTATTAACTTATTACATGTCTTTATCACTTCTACATCATCTCCCTGCACAATAACAAGCCTGTTACTGGATCACTTACTAGACACTGTTCTATTTCATTAAACCTCCCCTGTTGCAATAGAGATGCCTTTGAATCTTTAATTGGTTGTCCTATGTGTATCTTCCAGCCTCAAGTCACATCTGCTACTATCCACCCTTATAATTTTAATGACCCTGCATTTCAATGAGATACTACATTCCAATACTTACActttatcagaaataaatattaaagtttgTTAATAGTAATTTCAATGTCAAAGTGCatcatgaggggatccctgggtagctcagcggtttagcacctgcttttggcccagggcgtggtcctggagcccagggattgagtcccacataaggctcccagtgcatggagcctgcttctccctctacctgtgtctctgtctctgtctctctctgtgtgtctctcatgaataaataaaatattaaaaaaaataaaaaagacatcaTGAATGAGAGGGCTccaattctggctctgccataaCTTTCTATTTATGTCATTGTTAAGGCTGTACAGAAAATTTTCCTGGTTCTCTGTTTTCTGTACACATGGTAGGAGAGCACTCCCTGCCCCTATTGTGTTTGAGTGGATACACATGATTATCTCTGCCAAAGAGCTGTGAGCTATGAACAAAGGTGACATGTATTACTTACTTCTGGGCTAGGATTTATGGTCGCCTACTTGAGAACTTCCAGAGCTCACTTTCTATCATAATGATTAGCAAAGTCCCAGATAGTGACCACTCCATCAGTCTAGGTCCTAAAGTGAGTAGAATGTGGGACAGACCTTCCAGCTGGCCAATGATAAATTTATAgtgtgagtgagaaataaatctttactGTTTTAAACCCTAGAGATATCATTTATTTCAGCAGCATTAACTGCCCCATCTTGACCAACAGATTATTCTTGGACAAATCACTTGACCTTTTTAGTCTCAGTTTTATCattcaatttaacaaataaaagggaaaaataattaaaatttaggaAGCATCTCTTAACTATAAGATGCTTTAATGTAAGTactctcatttaatcttctcaacaaCCATATAAGGTTTCATCCCTTGCAAAAATATTCCCGAACTCAGATATCTCAAATCTACTGCTATCATAATAATCCAAGCCATGATCTAAGCCATTGCTATTTCTTAGAGTACTGCACCAGCCTCGTACTTATAGCCTGTTAAAACTTCACCCTTCATAATTCTGCTCACAACTTTCCAAAGAAGTCCCTCTGTAGGCTGAATCTGACTGAAACTCTATAtcaaatcctagaaaaaaaattacatgatctgGCCCCCATCAGCCACTTCAACCTAATCACTCATACTCTCCTGTCTACTCATTAAGTCCCATCTACATTTGTCTTCTTGATGTTTCTGAAACATATCAAGATGTGACTGCCTCAGGACTTTTGCACTTGCTATTACTTTTGCTGGGAACGCACTTCCCTTAGTTGTTTTATGACTGACTTTTCATTATTCAGCTCTCAGCCCAAATAACATCTCCTAAGATAAGTTTACTTTGACTACCCCTGATAAAAGAACACCTCCAGCCTTATGTTTGTATCGTCTTGTACCCTTTTGCCTCACAACACAATTATCTGAAATGATTAATTTACTAGTTTGCTGGTATATTTTTGGAATTCCCTACTGTAAGAAAAGCTCCATGTGACAGAgatttttgtcttgctttttcacTGTTTCTACAAATCCTCAAACATTGCCTGGTACATAGTGAATCCTCaagaagtatttgttgaaaaaaacagAGTGAATGAATCTACAATATACGATAAGGAAATGAGGCTGGCAGAGTTTGAGTAACGTTCCCAATGTCTTACAGGATTTCTAGGGATATGCCTGATTCTAATCTCCACTGCCTTTTGGTACAGCAAGCCACTGCCAAAAGACACTGAAGTGACAGAGAGTAGGCAGGGCTTTCTAATGTGCAAGTGTTCTTTCTTTCAGGCTTTGGATTCTATTGTGGATGCAATCAAACCAAAAAAGGCACATTGATCATGCTCTCCCCAGAGAGCCTTGCATTTCCAATGGaacaaaataacttgaaaaatctATTGATCTCTCATTTTTGTCATGCTGCGCAGGCGACAAGGATCAATGGAAATTTGTACCCTCCTACCCAAGACCCTGcaactttaatttgtatttccaccCAGATTCCTACAATTCTGTAAAATGCACCGCTCAAAGTGCCCACAGCTTATTTAAGTTAGAGTATCATCATTTACGTGAGCTGCTTTCCCAGATTGTTTCAATTCAGAGAAAtgtctccccctcctctccagctccaGGCTTTCAAAGCCAGCTCTCCCAACCAGAGGCCCTCTTGCCGAGTGTCTGACACGCACTCATTGGCCCACAGCCTGTGGAGGGCGGGGCCTCTAGCTCTTCAAAAAAGGATCCGATCTGAGCAGCCCAGGCTTGCTGGAGTACTTACTCACTCTCTCCTACCCTCTTTCCCCTGAGTCTGTGCTTTCTtgcctgctttctctttcttttctggctcAGCCTGGGACACACGATCAAATCAGAGGAGGTTCAGGTCTTGCATTTTAATGTCAGTGATGGAAAAACACAAGAATGATTCCTGGATCCACCAGCAGGAACTGGAAGATCCATCTGAGAAATACATGAACAGCACCGAGGACTACCTGGCCTTCCTCTATGGGCCTCCCCGCAGCCAATTCTTCTTCCCAGTGACTGCAGTGTATGCACTAATTTTTGTGGTGGGGGTTATTGGCAATTTCCTGGTGTGCCTGGTGATTCTTTGGCACCAGACTATGAAGACACCCACCAACTACTACCTCTTCAGCTTGGCTGTCTCTGACCTCTTGGTCCTGCTCCTTGGGATGCCCCTGGAAGTCTATGAGATGTGGCGCAACTACCCCTTCCTATTTGGGCTCGTGGGCTGCTACTTCAAGACGGCCCTCTTCGAGACCGTGTGCTTTGCCTCCATCCTCAGTGTCACCACGGTCAGCGTGGAGCGCTACGTGGCTATCCTCCACCCATTCCGCGCCAAGCTGAAGAGCACCCGGAGGCGGGCTCTCAGGATCCTTGGCGTCGTCTGGGgcttctctgttctcttctctctgcccaaCACCAGCATTCATGGCATCAAGGTCCACTATTTCCCCAATGGGTCCCTGGTCCCAGGCTCTGCCACCTGTGCGGTCATCAAACCCATATGGATCTACAATTTCATCATTCAGGtcacttctttcctcttctacatCCTCCCCATGACTGTCATCAGTGTCCTCTACTACCTCATGGGCCTCAAAGTGAGTATCCAAGCTCCCCGGCTTAGCACAGCATCCCTTCTTCTGCCACTGACTCAAAGTTCAGAGGTAAACCTTAGAATTGGAGAAATTCAGAATTGAAAGGAAgtatagagaaaaatagaatgagCTTAGAGGGGAAATAGAAGTTAATGGGCTAGCCTCAAAATTAGGCAAATACTGACCACAACTATAAACCATTTCCTGTAAGTCACCTTCCATTATTCTTCCTCTATGCCTGTGGCCTTCACAATTTAAGGAGTTCCTACAAATGACCTAGAAATCTTACTATGGTATCAATGTgcaggcccctccccgcccccaagggaaattctgattcagtaggtctgaggtggAACCTCATTTTAAATAGCACAAAGTGGCCACCCCTGGAGGCATTGTTCTACATCCTATTTTCTCTTGCCTCCATCTACTGCCTGCATTGAAATTTTTCTCTAGATCAACTTGGTCAGAGCATAACATAAGCTATCTCTGCCTATCTTATACTCCAAGACAGACATACAGTTTTAAAGTCGGACTGCCCCTTATGGTTGCTTTGATCCTTTGGTTGAAATATCAGGCTGAAATGCCAAAATATGCTTGAGTGTGACCAACTTGGATTTCTCTTGATCAGGTGGAAATTGAGAGACAAGGAAGTGAACAGAGCATATAGATAAAGTAGAAGAAAGGGGTAATAAATGATAGTTGAGATTTAGTTAAAAAACTATCACTTAGTTTGTAACATATCTAATAATTAGAAGATCCTTTCCTGTACTAATGGTGGTAAacggatttttgttttctttttttaagatctaaatTAGCTGAGAGAAACTACTTTTGGTGAGGGTAGTAGTGAGTCTATATAATTCCTCTCCTGGTATATTCTACATCCCAATTCATAGGGATGAAATCTAACTGTGACAGCTTTATGCCCATTTAAGGAGGCAGCTTGTGTAAGAAACAGTCTTGGGACCATTTAGACTCCCAGGTCTGAAGCTCacataaaatacacttttaagCAAGCCACATAATTCTCTCCTGGAGTTAGTTTTcacattataaaatgaaaaggtcaCATTTAGATCATATCTAGGGCTCCTAATAGCTCTAACAGTCTGTGATaacttaaaggagaaaaaaaatctgtgagcaGGAGCAAAGtgaattataaatgaaaacaaagcaaacatgACATTCACATCATATACTTCAAGATGGCTCTGCCACCAGATATTCTGTGACAATTAACGTACTCCCATCTCAGGACATCTCTGAGAAAGGTGAGTGTCAGAAATGAGTGTCCCACAATGGTCCTTTTCCATATCTGCTTTGCTTAAGGTAAGTAGCACAGTCCAAGTAGTAAGAACAAATTCCAAAAACCACAGATATCTGGACATAGGAGTAAATTTAATCAGACAGAGAGGTTTGCCAGTCTCCTCTTAGAGGGATCCCCCTCTACATCCAGAGACACAGGTCACCCAGACTAGCTTGCAATGTCTAGGATGTCCTGTATATATCACTGGAGGGAAAGGACTTCTACATAATTCCAAATATCATGAGGGCTATGAGAAATCTCCCCAACTGACTAATACCTTTTGTCCAACACCAAACAATCTTTCATCTTGGGTTAATTTGAAAGAAGTATTTAACTTTGAATAGGAAACACACATCCTCTATCCCCAACCAATGACTTTGTTTCATTGTCATGAACCTATAGCTACCTTGTATCAGGAGCTAAGTGACAGCTCAGACTGTGGTTAGGTGGTTTAGAAACTACCTAATTTGCTCTGTGTATAGTGCAACTTATTCCTATTCTCAGGAAGGATGAACTGTTACCCAGAGGACACCAGGGAAGGAACTATCTGCTTAGTAAATCATTGCTAGAGGAGTTTAAAGATCTGTAGACTAAGAGTCAGGAGAAATAGGCCCCAGTCTATGAGAttggcctcagggcctttgcacatgctattatACCTTTTGCTATATCATTGCCTGAAATGTTGCTACTGTTGACCATCACATTCCCTTTTGCTTTTCTAACTCTAACTTATCCTTTAAATCCTACTTCACCCACACTTTCTCAGGGAAGCTCTCCCTGACTCTCTAGCCACACCTGGTACTTGTGTATCTGGTCATGATTCCTGGTGATTTTCATTCATTGCATTTATGACAATTTACAATTCTATATTTGTGTTCCTCAATTTATTTCTCCCCAACTAGACTGtaagctgaatgaatgaatgaatgaatgaatgaagttaaattattttattcattgctgGACTTCAGCTTTCCTACCTTAGAAAGCAAAAGAATTGGAAACATTATTTCAAAGAGCTTTTTGATCTAAGAGACTGAAAAGAGATTAAGCAACTCTGATGACTATTAAGTTATTGACTCCCTTGGCAAATCTAAAGTTATGATTGCCTTTGGTACTCACTGCCTTCGGAAGGCAAAAAACCTAAGACTGATGAAATCCCAGGACTAAGGAAGAAGGGAGCCCATATGCATGCTTAAAGCTGAGCATTCAGGGCTGCTTCATCATTCCAGGACATAAGTATCCACTGAGCTGCTCTCCAAGGTTAGAATATGTTAGAGATGGAAAACAGACAACACCAGGGCAAGTTTCTTTCTATCTGAGAGGAAGTTCTTTTGGAGCTCTCAACTAGTACTTGTTGAGATTGCGTGCAGCATTAACACTTGAATTGAAGCAGATGAATTATGAATTGTAGCAGAATCCAGCCGTGCCAAACAGAGttgcactaattttttttttataattaaacagATTTTGTTCAGATTGTAGAAATATTTACACAAAAGCTAGGATTATATTTTGGTATTCTGAAGCTTAGTCTCCACAAACCATATA is drawn from Vulpes vulpes isolate BD-2025 chromosome 4, VulVul3, whole genome shotgun sequence and contains these coding sequences:
- the NMUR2 gene encoding neuromedin-U receptor 2 isoform X2, which codes for MSVMEKHKNDSWIHQQELEDPSEKYMNSTEDYLAFLYGPPRSQFFFPVTAVYALIFVVGVIGNFLVCLVILWHQTMKTPTNYYLFSLAVSDLLVLLLGMPLEVYEMWRNYPFLFGLVGCYFKTALFETVCFASILSVTTVSVERYVAILHPFRAKLKSTRRRALRILGVVWGFSVLFSLPNTSIHGIKVHYFPNGSLVPGSATCAVIKPIWIYNFIIQVTSFLFYILPMTVISVLYYLMGLKLKKDQLLGADEVTANIQRPARKSITKMLFVLVLVFALCWAPFHIDRLFFSFVEEWTESLAAAFNLIHVVSDSFLWRSQLPVSFEADLIPVKP
- the NMUR2 gene encoding neuromedin-U receptor 2 isoform X1, which gives rise to MSVMEKHKNDSWIHQQELEDPSEKYMNSTEDYLAFLYGPPRSQFFFPVTAVYALIFVVGVIGNFLVCLVILWHQTMKTPTNYYLFSLAVSDLLVLLLGMPLEVYEMWRNYPFLFGLVGCYFKTALFETVCFASILSVTTVSVERYVAILHPFRAKLKSTRRRALRILGVVWGFSVLFSLPNTSIHGIKVHYFPNGSLVPGSATCAVIKPIWIYNFIIQVTSFLFYILPMTVISVLYYLMGLKLKKDQLLGADEVTANIQRPARKSITKMLFVLVLVFALCWAPFHIDRLFFSFVEEWTESLAAAFNLIHVVSGVFFYLSSAVNPIIYNLLSRRFRAAFWNVISPSCKQGHSQHHPQGPPAQRNIFLTECHLVELTEDAGPQFPCQLSISSSPLPTTLCSGEAP